The segment tatcttcctctctctctctatatttGAAAccctgaaaataaaaaaatatataaaaaaatacagaaaaataaaataaaaagaacccTACCGCTAAGAAAAAAGCGGCTTTTctgatctttttatttatattttcttataagcGAAGATCAATCTGTCCTTTCATTATCATTACCTGCAAATTTGTTTTacggttttttttttcagttttatcttcttcttctttgtactacttttcaattttatcttttcacaaaatttaactattgaaagatatataattcttttaattttggTAAAGCTGTGGCAAAAAGATGAATACTGTATAGCTTTCTCACAAACTCTGTGAAAAGCTAAAGAAGTCTTTTATACTAGTAGTTCTACACCCCTCTCTGGAGTAGCTGAAGACATATTTGAATTCATTTCGTTCATTATTTTGCGTTGAAATGATATATTTCACTATTTTCTACTTTTCATGAATCAGAATTACAAGTTTTCAGTAATTAAAAGAAGAGTTACTAGTTTATACACAGGAAAGGTTTGTGACAAAAATTAGTGAATAATGATATCAgtattttctctatttatttGAACATAGTTGATTTTTGGGTCTAGTTTAATTACTTTTACAGCTTTACACTGTCATTTTCAGAACTAAGCTATGATTGAGTGAGTCACAGATTAATATTTGAGGTTTTGGAATAAAAAGGTTACTTTTCTATTGcatcatcttttcttttctttttcgattTGATGCTTTTCATGTCAAAATAAAAAGGTAATGAGATAGTTTACATTGATTAAATGGATTGATCATTGTCAGTGCGGCATGCCCTAGCTTACTTTAAGATCCAATAACACAATAACTGGAAAATTATACACATGTACGGGTTCTgatattgtatatatacttatacGGTGTGTTGGTGAAAAGTTGAAAATAAAACGAACCATAGAGAAGTAGTGGTGTGGACAAAAAAAGTCTAGCAAATAAAAGTCATGCAATATTAATACTTGTTACCATAATAAAGTGCCCAAacgattttagtaatttattttcCTAACCCATAGGTAAATCGTATACGTGAAAGGAAAAGAGCATGTTTCATCAGCATATTGATTGGTTTGTCCCTTTTTTTTCGGAACACTATTgctttgtataaaaatatattttgtataaaacttATAACAATATGTAATGTATTAATTCGTCCTTttccacaattttttttttgttttttaatgtgATTTGTCCGATCCTTTTCCCAATACGAAAAACCAGCTCATCCCAcacattaaaataattttacaagaTACAAAAGGTGTgctaaaatttgaatttaacCTATAATTCTTTTCCTTTGATGATATATATGGATCCTGCGACACCGAGGTCATATGGTTTAAACTAAATCTTCACAAATAATAAGCATATCACAATCAATCATaggagtatttttttttcaaaattatgttgAAAAATGAACCTCTCCTAACATGTAACAAAGCAATTTAACTCGACGTCCATTTTTTTGCAAACTAGAAGCAAAACAGTAAAGCTGACAGAAAAATATACAGATGAGACTTGGATAGGCATGTGTATATTATCTTATTCAACAGTCCAGAAATTATGGGTCTGTAAAAGATTATACGTCCTTGTCTCCATGTCAGATATGCATGGCTAGATTATAGTAACAAATATCATATTCTGACACCAttataaataacaattttctatGTCCTTAGAAAACATGCATGTGCATGTTAACATGTTTGAGTGATTCTAAAGACTGATTATGATTATACATAACAGATCTGGTTCAACTAAACACACAGGtctgattgatttttttttcttagttgcCTAAAATGAAGGTCATATAATGTAATATTGTTAATTTGTatgattaaagaaaaaagaggGATAAAAATCGACAAGATTCGTGAGTCACGAGAGTCAATTAGCCAGCGAGCGAGTTCACGAGCGGAGCATATATCAAGAAAATAGTAGGGGAAAATGATTGAGCTAACACATGGACCCTACCAACTAAACACAATAACTAATGTTCGAAAACGCGGTCAACTCGGCCGAGTACACGGCGCTGCAACGCTCGGCGGTGAAGAACCGCCGCGATTCCATCAAAATCAGACAAAAAATCGGATTCATCAAAAAACTTTTGGTTTTTGTGTTTTAAACGCTTAAAATTTGATGTTACGTCGCGAATCTACAGTTCTTATGAAAAAACTGATAAGGAAAATGCAAGAAAacgatattttatgtttaaaaagtTTGGAGGCGGCCATGAAAATTTCGCAGAAGAAGTGAAAGCCCtaaaatgaagaagatgatttatttacaattttgccattaatgagaaaaaaattataaaactaaaaaggaGCATCGTGCGGTTTCGGTTTCGAAACCGCGAcatgttaaataataaaagtgCCTTTTTCCACTGGACCCAGTGAATACCATTGCAAGGAATcgcatataaatatttaatatattatgtttctACGAAAATTTAAAAAAGTACTGAAAACTAATTCCCGCGTACTCCCCGCTTAATTCCCGATTTTCCGTTATCTCGCTAGGCGTCAACCGACCGCCCGACTCACGCCTAGCGTAGTTTCGAACATGGCTAATGATTAACCTCGTGAGGGTAATTAAATTACTTTTAGCAATCGCACCTAACTTTCATATACGTCGTTTTCCACCACTTACCTCTTCTTTTAATGCCCAGAAACTTTATATTCGAAAATCCTACTCCTAAACATAAACAATGTTAAATTAACTTTTCTTCTCTTGGCAAAAAGTTTGAACGAATAGAGCATCTCCTCGTCGTTGTACCACTTACCTTTAAGTAACACACTAACACACGCACAACCTCAACAAATTTTAATACATGGTTTAGTTTATAAGAAgtgataatattaaattttcaggagAACCCTCTCATGCCACCTTCGGCAATAGACACGCGTGAAAACGACCGGTCCAGTGGACCGACAAGGAAACGTGTATATATAATTAGCCTTCAAGCAGAACAGAGCCATGCAATATGGTCGCCGACTTTTCACGTGTTTTCCCGTTTATGGCCTTCCTCTAATACTAAACGTCACCGTTTGACTGGTCCCCCCACAAGAACCGGTCAGAAATTCACCCAAACCGGTTCaagtaaaccaaaatatattaataccAAAACGTAAATTTATTGGGTGATTTTTGCGGATAGAACAAAACACACATGAATGGTTTTATTTTTGCGATAATGAACTATGAACTGGTAAATACTGAGgccaaaattaataaaaccgAATCAAATCGAGACTGGTACACGAAGACCATCATAGCTTAACTTGACATCAAGGCCTTCTGAGTCCATGAGTTTCTCGAGCTCTTGGCTCACCTTCTCGTGGTCCATCAAATGCATCATTCCAGTGAAAAGGGTtcgttttggtttaattttcCGAACTTCCTCCAACGCCTGGATTTTGGATATGAAAACGTAATTAAACGTAATGATAGgaagaaaaaaatctatgttacaatatataaagaagaGGACAAAGCTCTGTACCCTTGGGAGGCCAAAGTGTGTTGCTGAAGAACGATCAGGCCTCAGAGCATCCTATAatagagagagaggaaaaaGATATGTTTTCTTGGATAAGAAGCTATCTTATTGTTAACGGAAGAACAATAGAGTTGAGATTATTACCATGATTAAGAGATCACAGTCTCTAAGGAGCGGGTAAGTTTCTTCAGGTATGTCACTCACATCGCTGCATAAAAATGATGATTCAAAGATGTGAAATTAAGGtagagggagggagggaggaagtgtgtgtgtgtgtgtttgttgtaCCTTATGTAGCAGACGTCACCAAACCTGAAACCAAGAGAACGGTAGTTACTTCCATGCCACACCGGCAACGGGATGATCTGAAACATACGCAGTTCTTGTCAAGTGCAACACCAAGATGCATATAAGTAACTTTCTGATGATTATAAAAGCCGAGAGAATCCAAAGATTACCTTAAGATCTTTTACCATAAATGGCTGATCCTCGTGAATGATTTTAAACTCCAACTCTGAGACTGCAGCGCCAGGTATGATCACACTCGTATCAACCAAGTAGTAATGGGTCTTCTTCATCACCTGAGATTCACATGTCACGGTAGAGAGTAGTCTTAACTACGTGagagataataataataagggGAATGTCTTTTAATGTGTATTGTAAACCTCAAAATCACGCAGAGCGGTGTAAATTGGAATGTGAGGTTGGACATTGTTTGTCCAATCACGGAGATCATCAAGACCTgcagagaagaaaacaaaaaacaatggAGGAGAAGACTTCAACAACATTTAACTTTACAGGATAAAGAGAAAAAGATGGATGGGATGGGGGGGGGCAAGGTTTAACTTGTCAAGTTTCAGAGACCTCCAATTGCATCAGCATGAGAATGAGTGATTACAACCGCATCAAGTGTTCTTAACctggaaacaaaataaaaataaacacaacTTAGGTATCATCATGAGGATGGCCATAGAGAAGCAACGATAATAAAACTATCAGAATGTAACAGAGTTCAACTGAGAATGGTGGTTGAtgatggtaaaaaaaaaagaagctaaccCGAAGGTGGGAAACCATTTAAGGGCACTGTGGTAAAAGAACCTGCAAGGAGTAGAAGAGTGAGCatacaagaaagaaaatgaaaaatcaatCTCACGAAATATCTTGTATGGAAAAAATGGAATCAACACTCTACAAAAACACAAGAGTGATGGATGTCAGTGCACTTACTTGCCACAATCAATAAGGATGTTTCTTGTTCCGGATGGTCTAGTGTACCGAACAAGAATGCTGGTGTTAAGTCTCCTGTTCTTGTTTCCAGGCTCTGTTGCTTTTGTGCATACCTAGACCAATCAAAATGTATTCTTCCTTTTCAAATGGGATCCCATTGAAGTCGTAGATGAACAGTAaacaatgaagaaaataaataccGAACATGTTTTGAGAGGATTAGTGAGGCAGCTGACACGAGGAATCCCTTCACTAGTTCCAGTACCAATAAACACAATCTCAGAATGGTCTCCCGGTGATGAAACCGGAGCATCATCAGCAGCATTTGCATAATCTAAATATTACACAATCAAACAAATTGTTCATGTTAAGTGCCACCAATTTTTTGTGTTGTGACACAAATCTATACATCAAAAGATGAATGCTTTACAAATAAAACCACTGACACTTTAGAGATCTCTGAATATAATAAAGCTAGGACCTTTCAGATACTGAATGATGcaaaaaagacaaaaagaatGTGAATTTCAACGAATCTAACGCAAACCCATCAAAGGAATCGAGTCAACGTACTGGATTGAAGGGAAGCTTGAAGAGCCCTGTTAAGCGGGGACTTCGAAAGGGCAAGACTTTGGCGTCGGAGAAGTGATGTCTGTTGCCGGAGCGGATTGAACGAGGAGAGGGAAAGGCGCGAAGGGCGAAGTGATCCGAAACCAAGAGACAGAACCGCTGAAAGAGCTGTCATTTTTAGCACCAAGTCTGAAAAGCTCTAGTCTGCCTCCAACGATTGGGGATGcgaccttcttcttcttcttcttcttcttcccctgtTTTTTTGGAGACCTAATGACTTcgatatattaaaataaataaataaatgttgggaaaataattaaaagagaaACCACAAATTGTGAGATTTAttgtgaaaataattaaaagagaaATCAAAAATTCCCCtgctttttttttcaatttttgggTTTGAGATTCTTAATCCAAAAAGTCATTTTAGCGCTAAAGATTTGTTTAGaagttaattattaatttattcataCATTAGAAAAATTGAGTTTCGTTTTGACCCCAAAAAAACTGAGTTTCGAATCTCATAAAATGCAAGTTATCAtcaattattcaaattttaaatgaaaaatgaatttttaacaTGATGCGAGTAAACTTATCATGCGAATGAATCCTCATTAAACAACTAAATTTGCTGGTCatagaacttaatattttcttaatttttaataatataaatcagattttttttttttgaaaaagggcataTATAATCCAGTGTTGAAATGTCCATAGTATTACTATAGTGAATTCATAAAAGCTCCCATTTGAAAAGGTGCTCCATTTTGATGATTCACCAAAACCATATCAAAGACATGAGACGGAATTCAATTTTTACATACTGGTCACCCATGTTGAGTGAGAATAGAACGAAACCAGTCAAATGCTAACTTTCCTGTCTCAATAAATTAGATTTTCGAAACGTAAGAATCACAGTACCGCATTACACGAGACCAAAAGATTAAGCAGTTTGGgataaaaatacttttttcaATTCATCTATGTCTTTGCCAGACTTTCAGATGATTGAATAGATCCGAGCATGGGTAAAGAAGGTAAACTGCTGTCTCTCCCTGGTCATGACAATATGATCAAACTATTCAATAAGCATGTAGGTGAGTGCATAATGCATCCAAGTACTAAAACGAGCTGGTAAGTTCAAGCACTTTGTCCTCAATCTTTGTGTTGTAGCTGAAAGTATAAGGTGTCAATACCCTGAAACAAAAGTTAAACAAAACCGCAAGTTAAGTGTATGCATGAAAACATTCATCAAATTTGACTGCAAACTTTAATAAATCACAAGCATGCAGTAAAATACAGATAATTACTTTACTTAACCGCACCATATCCAACTGCCTCAGCTGTTTGGTCTATCTTATCTGATGTCCATTCTTTAGCGTCTCTAGTCTCTTCAGCTGAACAAACATATGAAGCTAGTTACAAGTTACCAGCAACTTGATAAACAATGCTCATCTTCATTGTCCTATCATAATCATCAATTAACTTTACATAACAAATCAATGAAATCATCCATGAAAGCTCTTGGGATCAAAGTCATATACTAACACAAAGTAGCCACCTTTCTTTCGAAAATAAAAATGTAGTCAGGCCAATCATATATCATCCCTTTGCTTTAACATGAAGCTTCTTCTGGTTCTTTTTAAAGCAATaccacttttctttttatcaaaaagaaaaaaaccccACCTTTCTTATTGATCAATCATATACAATAGAATCAAATCACAAATAAGGCTACATAATGTGATTGGTTATATACtatatacaataaataaatataaaatttcctaataatataaaaactatttatattttgaaaccaaaaatattacaaactATTTATACTGTGAAACAGAAAGAGCATGAAATTTGATATAGAAATATTGAATAAAATGACTGGCATGATTAAGTTCCAACTAAAaa is part of the Raphanus sativus cultivar WK10039 chromosome 5, ASM80110v3, whole genome shotgun sequence genome and harbors:
- the LOC108859168 gene encoding putative hydrolase C777.06c — its product is MTALSAVLSLGFGSLRPSRLSLSSFNPLRQQTSLLRRQSLALSKSPLNRALQASLQSNYANAADDAPVSSPGDHSEIVFIGTGTSEGIPRVSCLTNPLKTCSVCTKATEPGNKNRRLNTSILVRYTRPSGTRNILIDCGKFFYHSALKWFPTFGLRTLDAVVITHSHADAIGGLDDLRDWTNNVQPHIPIYTALRDFEVMKKTHYYLVDTSVIIPGAAVSELEFKIIHEDQPFMVKDLKIIPLPVWHGSNYRSLGFRFGDVCYISDVSDIPEETYPLLRDCDLLIMDALRPDRSSATHFGLPRALEEVRKIKPKRTLFTGMMHLMDHEKVSQELEKLMDSEGLDVKLSYDGLRVPVSI